The window attcatttagacatcaacaaaatcattgacatatttgcccagaagcatcccagaaggttgacattcataaacccattatcatcgtcatcataaagttgaaggtgttgtagaagagaacaatattctttgtcaagccttactgttctattataggcttatggcttgacttcaccatacatgttcattgatttaacttactttaaagttgttgttttttctcaacAAAGTTCATCTCgtcaaaatatattcaaaactcctttatcacttgagccataccaaactgttctaagtccttgggtcttttttaagtaattttttcttaatatagtttatctggttgaaatatattgttaaaatacatgtacattaaaaaaattctttatcacttgaaccataccaaccaaccaaccaaactgttcttaagtccttgggtctttttattttattttactaaataaatataatttctggaaataaacaaaatctttgtttgattaaatgttaaggatacttttttttcttcaaactactttttaactacatgctgtaaaaaccaagAGATTTTgccttaaaaataatttttcaattacaataatggAATCTTGCTAATTCTACTTATTTTCATCCATTAAAGAGATTATCAATTAAAAAccccttagatgaataattagggtagtgtgaaagactaaagatggcattctttgtCTTGGCTTGACCcttgaccccatgacccttaggtgcgcacccccttttgaaaaatcctggatccgcccctgttCCTGTCTTAACTCCTCGTCGCCTCACACTTTCTTATTCATTAAAACACCAAGGAGTTCCTGACTTAACTGCTTCTCGCATCACAGTTTCTGAtttagaaagaaacaaagaagctCCTTACTTTAGTCCTCTAATACGTTTTTCAAGAAGGCGCAGGAATACTACTGACTCAAGGAGACAAAGACTATGTGATTTCTTAAAACTATCAGGTGAAACTGAAAGTAGAAATgatcaagaataattttgttggTGGATTAAGTGTCACAGTTTACTTTGACAGAGGTAGGAACGAGGATTTTTGGCTGAACACATGTCCATTTCATAACCCTGAACCACAAACTCCTTCTATTATAGATCAGCAGCTGTACAGCTGAGGGCTGAAATTACAATGATTAATagttgcagtcagtcacactaGATTTGACATTTATGTGCTATAATTTACATCAGATGTGTACTCTGTTCTTGTCTGAAACAAGCTTTAACAACTAACTAAAATCATGTTTTAGACTTTCAGGTTGTATTTCAACTCTTATTAATGTTAGAGATAGTTACTTGTTAATTATAAGAGAAGTACTGGGTATCAGATTTGTATTATAAAgttgatttaatatttccttATATCGATTTGTTCATAATTCCTGCTGATTCGGCTTCCAAAGCTTTAAATGTctttctgtaaaaaataaaaatgaaaaaacttcacatttaagcaaatgttaaataaatgtgaatgtgtgtggTTAATAAGGGTACTAACAAAGTTTGAATTAAAAAGGACtcaaaactgaaaagaaattAGGAATAATCTTCCAATAAATTTGATTGTCTTGAATCTGAAGGCAGCAGTCTTACATTTTGTATCATCAACCATAACAAAAGTTGGAGGCTAAtctataatgtaaaaaaaaacatgaatggttaggaaaatcagttttcaaactgtatatttaaaattaagTTTTGATTAAATGTGCATTATGTGCCTGCTTATTTTGTCAGCCAGGTCATTGAATAAATGTGTGaactacaataaataaataacaaatgtaacttttctttactatttactagtaaaagtaaaaaagtaaaaaacaatagaaataacttttattgtctctcagtggggaaattcaggggTACCAGCATCAAAGTAAAAGGCAACTTGAAGTATGCAGATAAACACAAAGGtaaaaacttaataaaatatTGGATACTCAgattaaaagataaaagtatAAATATTGTATAAAAATTAGAAACCAACAAAAATTATAGAACTTTATAAATGTGTTGAATAACCCTTTGTATAAATTAACTTTATGTCAATAgagcagtttctttttttgtttaatttatgaAGGTGTAGTTCTGCCAACTTGATTGCTACTTTATTGTGaaaacaaactgtaaaacagaattttcttcTTGACACAAtgagacaataaaaaaataagatttagattttcataatttttgtgactaaaaaataaatttgaatttttttttctcttgctttgttgtggttgtaaagaaagggggggggggcgcttgGGAACCAATAGTGCTTTAAAAGggatcatcaccatcatcactggttcttttctttttgacacaacaaaaaattaaaggaatatagaaaattaaaataagatttaagtttctgtcttgtttgtatctaaaaaatatgccgaaaaatgtttttctccttttttgttgAGGTTGTAAGGCCTTGAAAATGATGTTCCTCTAAAGGTTGAGCTTGGGAACCAATAGTgctttaaaatccttaaaaggGATGAATTATTTGTTTGCCATCATCACTATAGGTCCAGAGAATCATACAAGATTAGAATAAACTTTATTCCCATTACAGAAGTCAAAACTAAAAGGCAGCATAATGTAGTGAGCTTCAAACCAGAAGTGCAAAAAAAGCGGCTGTAGACGGCTTTTAAAGTCTATTTCTCCTACGCAGCAGCTGCTGGGGGGCATTAACAGGAGCACCACCTCCTGATGGGGGCCTCCTCCACCTCATGGCTGGCAGTGGGGCTGCCGTTAGGTTCAGAGCCGTGGGCCCCATACGTGCTCTGCTCCATCCTCTCCATCACCAGGTTCAGCAGGGTGGTCACGGCTGACTCCACGTTAACTCCCGTCACAGCACTCGTCTCAAAGTACGGGATGCTGAGGGAGACAAAGGCATGTTGGGATTTGTATCAAAAAAGTCGTTGTGATGCAGCGTGTTCAAATCAGTGTGTCGGAGCTGTAAAAATACCCCCCTCTGTTTTCATCACAGTTTGTGTCGttcaaagtaattttaaaaactattaattgagttaaatgcattttaagaatCTAAATCTCTTgaacaggtttttatttatatatatatatatatatatatatatatatatatatatatatatatatatatatatatatatatatatatatatatatatatatatataatccaattgctttttcctacttgctttgtttttgctttatttcctgtgttttaatcatgttaagcactttgcattgtctgtgtactgaattgtgctatataaataaatttgccttaccttgccttgccttgcctacttTATGATattatatgccttttttggctcttgagggccggataaattgccttgatgggccggattcggcccgcaggccttgagtttgacacttGTGCTCTAGAAGATTTCTATTTTGATTTTATCCTACTTGACAAAGATCTGACCTTTGAAGTGACAAAGAGCTTTACTCAGCATGGGAGGGAGGACAGGGCCATCTTGTGGGGAGCTGGTAAAATTCAGTTTTCCTCCAACTACatagcttaaaactttaaatacaataaaattagAATTTCATACAGTGCACTCTATAACTGTTGGTGCATTtgtacttttgtgtttttcttgtaatGAGTATTTCTAATCTTTCAGGGAAATTTAGGAAACGTTTTCAGGTTTTCAaggttttagttaagttttgcTGCTCTTCTTATTTTCGGTGGAGTGAGTGATTATTTAATGACATCTGTCTTTTAGTTTGCTCAGTCCCTCTCTCTGATCTGCGAATTATTACTCAAAAGATGAGCCCAGGGTCATACCTAAGAGCCAAGTCTAAAATGACCATATCGGttataaaaagcataaaacctTCTGATTTTTACCTTGTACCGATCGCACCTAtcagttcaaatatttttttgtcccacATGCAATTAAAGCTGTTAATCAACTTTGACAAATCTTGGCACATTTTAGGAAGTTTAATGGTTttattgagtatttttttaaacactggttGATATGTTTGATTATCATTAAGTGTGGAAATTGTGTTGACATGTGTGGATTATGGTTTGAATGACTTTTAAGGACAATAAAGACCTGAACAGCACCTTATGATCCGTCTTTCCCTTTTGTTATCGTCTTTAAAAGGGGTACTCATCCAAACTTTGAAACAGATGGTAAGAGGTTGATTTCCTCAGCAGTTGGTAAATTTGTAAAATTGGAAATCATTCAGACAAAAGAGGAAAATCCCAATGACACATAAAAGTTGATTTGTCCTTATAGAGAAAGGCAGAGCAGTTTCCACTCACCCGTATCTGTCTGCCAGTTCTCTGGCGTGTCTGGCGTTAACGTTCCTCGTGTCCTTCAGGTCGGCCTTGGTGCCGACCAGAACCACATCTGGGTTGTCGCAGTACGCGTTGGCCTGAAGCTGACCTGCACAAACACAAGGGGAAACTGTCTCAACCAACCTGAAACTATGAATCAgtcaggcttaaaaaaaaaaaaaaaatcaacatgagGGAGAACGAGAAGACGCATACTCATCCAGTTCCTGACGTTAAGGAAACTTTGCTGATTGGTCAGGTCGAACATTAACAGGAAGCCCATTGCATCCCGGAAGAAAGCTGTTGTGAGGCTGCGGAATCTGCAAACCCGAGGATTGTTAGCCGTGTTGGAAAACAGTGTCTCGTTGGAAAACACCAAACGGTGgtaaaaatgtcagatttacCTCTCTTGGCCAGCCGTGTCccagagctgaaggtggactCTGAAGTTCTTCTCACTCGTGCCGTCAGCACCTGTCCCCGTGTACACCTGAACCAAACAGGACAGGACTCATCGTTGGTCCATAAAACTGCATTATGAGACTCCAGAATCGAATAGTTATGACAAATATGAGGAAATACGGTTTCAATAACTGTAAATATGGGTAATACCTACTTTATAACTGGATAACATGCGTACTACCTACATAGAGGTTTCAGCAGTATTGAGGACTTTTAGATGAGTTCACAATGCACCACACACATATTTCTGTCTGATTATGTTAtcatattattttattcatgCACCAGTTAATTacataatacatttattatttatgcGTTAACTCAAACGTGTCCAAACTTTGGGAGGCCAAATTCGCCAAGTTAAAACCtctcagctttttctttttcaaaaataaaaatgttaaatgatttgtgtggattatttttattttatctactcTGTAATAAACTAAATATGTAATATTTTGGCGATACAAAGTAGTAAAGATAAAGTTCTTATAAGTGCAAATCAGGGTGTCAGATATTTGCCTTCGGTTTATAGTGTCCCAACTTTTTGggttgaatattttttattttgttggaccagaaataatttttttttagcattttcccagcAACAAATTCaagaattttctttaaaaacaccaGCTGTATTTTGCCGATTTTGATGAATGGGTGGACCCCAGTCCAGTAAATACTCCTTGAATGTTTGTGGCCCTACttactttgattttaaaatgaaaacgaaaaacaataaatcatagGTAAAAGAGAATACTTTGTTTAGAACCAAGCACTCTACCTCTGAAGAGATAGATATTTGTCAGTGAAAACTTCAGCCTTCAAAAATTACAGAAACTGTCCATCTGCTTCAGTTCCCTCTGCTGGAGGGCCAGATTTTTACCCTTTTTGAACTGCAATAACACAAAATTATTCCATGGGTCAGAATTGCCTCCCTGGCCACATTTTGGACACGCCTGCTTTAACTGATACTGCAACAAATTCTCATTCAGTAAATCTTACTCAGCAGAACAGGACAACCTGGCTTTTCCAACATGTATTAGTCAGAATGAAAAACCTCCCATCAAGGGGCTACTTGATGCTCTATTTTTGAGCCACTTTTATTCAGTATCTATATGTTCCCCCAAGTTAGATCAGATAATTCCAACATCCCTTATCTTATCTCTGCTAATCACACAAAACTTAATTTCTCACCAAATGACCTAAATCCTTTAAAGTAACTGAGTAACCCTAAaccacgtgtcaaactcaaggcccacGGGCCGAATCAGGCCCATTAAGACAATTTATcaggccctcaagagccaaaaaagacataccatgtcataaagtaaaggcatatatccttttaaattgtataaagtggctgaaactgtgcctcctgtggCGAATGGTGATGTTTTaatgtgtagtaacagcatcccgccactagatgtcagtttctacaacacattaaaaaccCAGATATGtcccaaaagagaaaaaagtgatgcagaatgacgAGAGTTTacagtgtaactcaccccaatatcaacctttccttgcagataaactgttcaaATGGGCCTAAAAGTGCCAATTCtatgttactgttttttttaaatatgaacttgaatgaaattatgaaatcaaaagtgcaTCTATACAGGTGCGAccagcccttttaatgacttcatgatgccaaagtgtcCCAATATAGAAATGGGTTTGACACTCCTGCCCTaaactgtccaaaaaaaaaaaactcaccttaAAAGATCGACCTCCCCAAGCGAGATGTGGTCTCGCCATTCGTCTTCAGTGTTGTGATCAATATTAAGGTCATGTTTCATTTTCCATGTAGTAACATGTTATAGCGTGTGGAAACCTTTAGAAATGTGGAAAATTAACTTCCCATACATTCCACACGTAAAAAttctggaaaatatttttctgacctgtgaaagacttttttttccccacacattttgcttttattatcaTCACCTGAGCTGTTTGTTGCAGTCTTAGGTTGAACTGGATGTTTTCCCCCATAGGGGACACTTCAAATCAATTTGTGCACTAACGGCTTGTGAACAAATGAACTCACCCTGCCCCAAacctgcgtttttttttttattttaactttaaaactagTTTTATCTAGAAAAGTACTCACCACTCTCTTTTCCCTGAAGTCGATTCCCACTGTGGTGGTGAACTTCCTGTTGAACTTGCTGTCCGTGTACCTGTAGAGGAAGGTGGTCTTTCCCACCCCGGAGTCGCCCAGTGCCAGCAGCTTGATCAGATAGTCGTAGTCCAAGTCGACCATTGTGCCGTTTGATTGAACTTGCGAACGTCTCTCTGCAGGTTTTCATGGCAGTTTAGACAAATCAGAGTGATTCTACAGTAAATCCTGACAGGGAGAGTTAAATTCTTCCAGCCAAGCTACATTTCCCCCCAGATTGAAGCTGCATGACCGTCTCAGAGGCTTAACAGCAAGCAAGAACTCCCTGATCACAGAAGGGCTAGCACATGACTGGAGCTGGATTCCACATGAGCGGTCAAATGCCTCTCTAGAGCTTTCCCAGCAAAACAGGAGTCCTTTCATTGACTCAAAAAAAGCTACGAGCAGACAATCTCAGAGCTGCATGACGCCACTGAGGTCATCGCTTTGAGATGTGACACTGACTGGTAGCAGGATGGCCATCAAAGGCCGAATGTGCACTGGATTTCAAAAAGAGAAACGGCCAACAACTTTGGCTAAAGCAGGCGTCCTTATTTCTTTGAGGTTATCAAAGAGTCGTATCTTTGTGAAACCGACAAAGCACATTCACAAATGAACAGAATTAGTTCCTTAAGCTTACTCAGCGTCATTGAACTTGACAGGAATCTTACCGATCTATCCGCGCGAGGCACAGACATCCGTTCGGGAGCCGCTGCCCTCTTTATGGAATAAAAGTAACGGCTCTCATCAAGCGACGGATCATTGCAGTCTCTGAACCTTTTACCCTCGTCTCACATGTGATGCGGGGAGGGGTTTGAGGCCTCTGGGATGCAGGCGGAGACTGTGTGTTTTCTGATGGTTTACATAAGGCGTggggaggcggggggggggggggggcatggcaAAAACTGTTATCTAAAAAGCTGGAAGGCGTTTGCTTTCGACGAATATCGTGCCGCCGTGGGTTTTAGTGGAAAACGTCCCAGCGAGGAATGTGGCCCACTTCTTACCGACGGAGTAATCCTGCTCCTTTTAAtacttcaacaacaacaacaaaaccaaaTGTATGTCCCTTTTttctattaaagaaaaaaaaaaaacctttattgaactagggctgggcgctaaatcgatttaattgattaattcgagtttacattttttaagaatacatttttggaaaatcaggattttattttcccaAATTAATCATTGGGCTTCCGTGAAGAGATCAGCACGGAacgctgaatatatgtttaggaaaatatattgtcaaaatattgtaaaaggaaactttttttttttaatttactcatttacttatttttttaaaacttagtttgaagttacacaagtgatgtGAAGCCTGCtcttaaaagcaagttttttaaattaatttctttcatttctttttattaaaagaaaaggaggaaaaaagaaatcgattaatcggatttggcaAAGTAaaattggagattttattttaaagccataTCGCCCAACCCTATATTGAACATCAGTCCAACATAGTTTTCAGGCTCCATTATAAAGCGCTGTTAGacatttctattgtttttttcttttattgttctCATCATCATGGAACCTAACAGTAGGAACGGCACATCGttagaaaaataacatcttTGTTACTAACCCCAGCAGTTTTTCTCTAAGCGGGTTTGAAATACTTGAACAGATTGTTCGACTGGCCGCTTCTTCCTTCAGCCTTTCTGTCTCTGCCCTTGGCGGCAGAGCCTTTCCCCGGTTTCCTGGATGAAGGAGCCTTAAGAACCGGCTTCTGCTGCCTCCATTCCAACAGGAGCTCCTTCTGAACGTCGGGTGGAAGCTCAGAAAACACCTCGGGGTCCACGTTTCCCGGGAAGTCACAGTCAGATGACCGGGGCGGCGATAATTCCTCCTGCTCCGTGACGTCTCCTCCGTCAATCGCGTTTATTCCCGCAGACCGCCGGCGTTTCACGCTGGCTTTCGCCGCTGAATCGTTTTCCCAAAGCTCGTTTTCAGACATGCGGGGAGCCCCGGAGGCTGATTGACCGGGCGGGGACTTTGAATAAGCAGGAGATAAAAGTTCCTTCCGGATTTCTTCTGGCAGGAGCTTAAACACCTCCGGGTCGACGTTCGGCGGCGCTCTGGATTCGTCCAGATCGATTCTCTCGGTGCTGCAGGACGCTTCGTCGTGGTTTTCCTCAACAGCACAAACGCAGCTTTGTTCCCATTTGGAGCCATGCAATGGTTCCTCAGAGCTACAAGCGCCTTTTGACGTGACTCGACTTTTCGGTGGAGCAATCCTGCTGCATGCGCTGACCTGACGGCCCAGGAGGCAACCGTCAGCATTCTGGGTTGAGCTAtcctaaaaaagacaaaatatccAGCCGGCGTTATGCGGGAGCATTTTGATAACAAGTGCGTATTTTGTTTCTCTGGGCCTAGCCAGGAAAACATTTATCCAAATATCAGGTTGTCCACATGTCATACCTTCAAAGATTCAGAACCACACATAAGCTTACGTCAAACGGCAGGATTACCCGGTTTTGTGAGGATGATATCTGGGACTTCCTGGGTGACGCGCTCTGCGTGAAGAACGACGTTATGGCGCCCTTCCCGCTCACAGCGGGCCCTCTGCTCTGCAGGTTGCTGAAGCAGACGTTGATGAGTGTGAGGTGAAATGCAGCGCCGCACTCCACCATCTTATGAAAGAGCTTCATGGCCAACGGGACCAGCAGGGACGCAGCGTCTTCAGGGCTCCCTGTTGGTAGAAAACAGAGAATTACGATCATGTGTATGTTTCAATAAGACTTCTAAAATAACCTTAACtaaagatgcaccaatcaggatTCTCGCTTCACTTTTGAGGTCTCGCATACTGattaagattttcttttaaacgaCATGcaaactcattttttttttaagtttgtttcAATTTAACAATTAAGTGCAACAAGCTTTGACCAGAAAAAGGGGGGAAATGCAACAGGTTCCTTGATTGTAGTTTTAGGGTGTTCAaattttacaggttttttttttgttttatggcatAAAAACGGTTAAAtctgccaaaaagagctcagaACTGCGAAGGAAAAATTGGTACAGTTAGATGTAAGGCTTACAGATTGGtgcattattattaaatataatgaCTTTATGCAGAGAGGATTTTATGTCTGATCAGATTCAAtgttgtgaaaaagtaattccttccccacacatttcttctgtttttgctttaaatgtttcaggCCATCAAAAAGAGTTGGATATTTAATAAAGATAATCTGAGTAAACTCAAAGAAACAGTTTCtaaataatgattttatttaatatgagaACAAGAGTTATCCAAAGCAACTTGACTCTGAGTGAAATTCTCATTGCCTCTGTTTTTCAGTCATGAATTACCTGTGATGAACCACATTATTTTGGTGAAATTTAACACAACAAGCCTTTGCTAATTAGCTCCTACACAAAATATACTCAAGAAATAATTTTAGTAAAAATCTGTCTGACAATACGAAGAAGGCTGGAAAATATCAAAAACCAGCACATCATGCTCCAATCATAAAGTGATTAAAGAACAGACGAGAAACAAAGTCCGCAATACCTTTCATCTTGGATACATAAACCGGTTAATTCCTGATTCAAATCATTTattgtggctgaattaaaactatTCTGCAAAGCAGGGTTGGTCAAGATTTGTTCGAAATGATGGGAGGGGCTGAATGGGAGATATGGCAAATTATTAATAACTGTTACAACCAAGTGTGGCACAACAACTTATTACGTTTAAAGggacaattactttttcaaaaagAGCCTGGATAGTTTGGATCATCtttttataattaatataattcatttttaataattaataattacataataatttgaaaaagaTTTTGTGTATTTGGTCaagttattttttgtgtgaTATTTCTGAAATTCTTTAATGAtctgaagggggaaaaaaacagagaagaaataTGTAAGGTGAGAGATACTTTTCCACAGGACTATATAAAAGAGAAactatattttagattttataacTGAGGTACTAAAACtctttaaataaacataatttgttACTTAATCACACTTTAAAGGTTTAACTGTGTCAGAGAAAAGGTGTATTGAAATATATTGGTCTTAATGTGGCTCAGATGAAAGAGAAGAACTTTCTTTTAAAcgaacagatgaaaaaaaatcaggatttattctattatttttttttattattataattttttaagtaaattCAATCCCTGCCAGAGCTGTGACATTTATCAATCATGTGCAAGCTTCAAAGAGACCTGAGTATTTTATTACCTGAAATGATCTTCTGACCAACGCTGCCTGGGATCGGGCACTGGCGGCTCTCCCGGCTAAACCACTTGTTGGTCGCCGAGTACCTTCGTATTGTAAGCCGGAAGGTTTGAGGCTGCCGGCCATCAGTGTGCATCCTGGgtttcacaaaacaaaacacaatttgagGAGAAGTTTTATTCCTGCGATCCTCCTCACAGATTCAGTGATGAGGTGATGAAAGCCGTCCTGACCTTCCCACCAGACTGCTCAGCAGCTCCTGAATCTTTTCCACAACTTCCTTcactgaacacatttttttaaacgagTCTTCATCACTGAGAGACTGGAACATAAAAAGGACACCAgtgttataataaaataataataataatacattttatttcaagtgccttttaaaacactcaaggacaggtaaaaacaatacgtgcactgcaaaaagagaactgaaaataagtgacattttcttaaaatgaatgtatttgcccttgatttgagcaggtaaataagattatttgccaatggaatgagtattttacccctaaagtaagattattagatataatacatttgaaataagatgatggagatgaactgttcctattttaagtgcagaagtcttattccattggcaaatagtcctatttacctgctcaaatcaaggaaaaatactttcatttcaagaagaattttcttatttttagttttatttttgcagtgtgttgacAACAGTGTTTTCACTAAATATACTAACTTTAATTTATAATAACCTGGAATCACAATATTCTACTTTGCAAACCTCAAACGTGCTGCTTAGGGGTTTAGGTAATAATATAATACAGACACgtttattagatttatttagTGTAAGAATCACTCGTCAGTTTGAAAGCACAACAGCATTTTGATTCTGAGGGTGAATCTTGTGTGAGTCAGTTTTCCTGCATatttcttttacagtttttctttttttcttttctacagtAGCGTGCGATTAGGGAAAAAATCTGTTAACAGTAAATGTCACAAAAGAATGATTGTGAAAATTACAAGTTCGGCTTTTCTCCAACTTACAAAGATGACATTATCAGCCATATTCAGGAGACTGAAGAGCTAAATCAGTaagttattttttgattaattaaatACTCAGAGTATCCTAAATTAACCACAATTTTTATCTTACGGAAGTAGAttttcttctctaacccccagtgggtcgaggcagatgaccgttcatacaaagcctggttctactggaggttttccttcccgttaatggggagtttttctttccactgtcgcttaatgcatgctcagtatgagggattgctgcagccatggacaatgcagacgactctccctgtggctctacgcttcttcaggaggagtagtgaatgctgcttgtcaagactttgatgcaatcaactgggttattttagaaaggatttttttttttttaccaatatgtataatctgattgaatctgactttggaaagtgcctcgagatgacatgtttcatgaattggcgctatataaatgaaattgaattgagttgaattgaatttagcACCACCTGAGTCCTACCTGAGGGGCACCTGTGGGTGTGACGGCTGAGTCATCAATGCCGAGGGCCAGATTCTTCAGGCGCTGAGCTGTGGGACCCCCAAACTCCCTCGACAAGTCGCTCAGTGGGTAGACCTGCAAGTCTTTCACACTGACTAATCCCAAAGCTTGAAGTCTCCTGGCAGTCTGGTGGCCCACGCCTGAAAGACaatccagaaaacacagaaacaggacATCCAcaccagttaaaaaaaacaaaaaactgaaggTGTTCCCCAAGGATCTGTCTTAGTCCCCATTTTATTCCCTATATTCAGAAATGAAAGACAGCAACTACCAACAGAACCAGTTTGTATGCTGATGACCCAGTCACTTATTCAGCTAAACCCTTATGTGGTTCTTTTACTAGAAGCTCCTAGCTGCAGCAGTCTCTTAAATTGAAATTGGTTGTGAactacaaaaaaatctaaagctCATGATTTAGTTCATTCTTGTGTTCAGACAGATGACTCTACCATTGTCAAACTAGACGGTATAATTACAGAAACATTACCGTACTTATAGCTATGTACGACACGAGATCCATACAAACTGTTCCAGCATAAACGAACATCTCTCTATCCGTCTGAATGGACACGTCTAGCTGTGAAATGTTTTAGCATGGGTACCG of the Fundulus heteroclitus isolate FHET01 chromosome 12, MU-UCD_Fhet_4.1, whole genome shotgun sequence genome contains:
- the LOC105937254 gene encoding ras-related protein Rab-27B, whose product is MVDLDYDYLIKLLALGDSGVGKTTFLYRYTDSKFNRKFTTTVGIDFREKRVVYTGTGADGTSEKNFRVHLQLWDTAGQERFRSLTTAFFRDAMGFLLMFDLTNQQSFLNVRNWMSQLQANAYCDNPDVVLVGTKADLKDTRNVNARHARELADRYGIPYFETSAVTGVNVESAVTTLLNLVMERMEQSTYGAHGSEPNGSPTASHEVEEAPIRRWCSC
- the poli gene encoding DNA polymerase iota, giving the protein MDNSDGEMEEDESEWKACFVDSAAVCPSTSVAATSGSIIKTPESVHRVILHFDLDCFYAQVEMIRNPALRDVPLGIQQKYIIVTCNYMARERGVTKLMSVTDAKEKCPELVLVKGEDLTHYREMSYKVTEVLMSYCPLVERLGFDENFVDVTEMVEQRLARTSEPNSFSFKGHVFNHLSADTKASRHPRLAMGSHIAAELREAIHSKLGLTGCAGVATNKLLAKLVSGTFKPNQQTVLLQENIGDIMGCLSGLRKVPGVGHQTARRLQALGLVSVKDLQVYPLSDLSREFGGPTAQRLKNLALGIDDSAVTPTGAPQSLSDEDSFKKMCSVKEVVEKIQELLSSLVGRMHTDGRQPQTFRLTIRRYSATNKWFSRESRQCPIPGSVGQKIISGSPEDAASLLVPLAMKLFHKMVECGAAFHLTLINVCFSNLQSRGPAVSGKGAITSFFTQSASPRKSQISSSQNRDSSTQNADGCLLGRQVSACSRIAPPKSRVTSKGACSSEEPLHGSKWEQSCVCAVEENHDEASCSTERIDLDESRAPPNVDPEVFKLLPEEIRKELLSPAYSKSPPGQSASGAPRMSENELWENDSAAKASVKRRRSAGINAIDGGDVTEQEELSPPRSSDCDFPGNVDPEVFSELPPDVQKELLLEWRQQKPVLKAPSSRKPGKGSAAKGRDRKAEGRSGQSNNLFKYFKPA